A stretch of Anaeromyxobacter dehalogenans 2CP-1 DNA encodes these proteins:
- a CDS encoding tellurite resistance/C4-dicarboxylate transporter family protein, which produces METAVRPAPAPNPLREHLAAGLKGLHPAYFALVMATGIVSIVSDLLGLREAATILFWLNVPAYAVLWVLVAARALRYPRALAADLASHQRGPGFFTSVAATCVLGLQLVLLRGDAAAALVLWWLGMLLWCACTYAVFVVLAVRDPKPTLGEGINGGWLVAVVATQSVVVLGTRVLVPRHPGSEAVLFFLTSLWLCGGMLYVWMISLIFYRYMFFRFSPSDLMPPYWINMGAVAISVVAGTSLAALAPGSALLGALLPFVKGLTLMFWATATWWIPMLVLLGIWRHGGRARIRIAYDPLYWGLVFPLGMYALCTYRLGELFAMPWLPWVARAFATVALAAWLLTALGLAGRLLHLILLAVRSLHAERGAAGPHPGSLERMARRS; this is translated from the coding sequence ATGGAGACGGCCGTCCGCCCCGCGCCTGCGCCGAACCCGCTGCGCGAGCACCTCGCCGCCGGGCTGAAGGGGCTTCACCCGGCGTACTTCGCGCTGGTGATGGCCACCGGGATCGTGTCGATCGTCTCCGACCTCCTCGGCCTGCGCGAGGCGGCGACGATCCTGTTCTGGCTGAACGTCCCCGCCTACGCGGTGCTCTGGGTGCTGGTCGCGGCGCGCGCGCTGCGGTACCCGCGCGCCCTCGCCGCGGACCTCGCCAGCCACCAGCGCGGGCCCGGGTTCTTCACCTCCGTGGCCGCCACCTGCGTGCTCGGGCTGCAGCTCGTGCTGCTGCGCGGCGACGCGGCCGCGGCCCTGGTCCTGTGGTGGCTGGGGATGCTGCTCTGGTGCGCCTGCACCTACGCGGTCTTCGTGGTGCTCGCGGTGCGCGACCCCAAGCCGACGCTGGGCGAGGGCATCAACGGCGGGTGGCTGGTCGCGGTGGTGGCGACGCAGTCGGTGGTGGTGCTCGGCACCCGGGTGCTCGTCCCGCGCCATCCCGGCAGCGAGGCGGTGCTGTTCTTCCTCACCTCGCTCTGGCTCTGCGGCGGGATGCTCTACGTCTGGATGATCTCGCTCATCTTCTACCGGTACATGTTCTTCCGCTTCTCGCCGTCCGACCTCATGCCGCCCTACTGGATCAACATGGGCGCGGTCGCGATCTCGGTGGTGGCGGGGACCTCGCTCGCCGCGCTCGCGCCCGGCTCCGCGCTCCTCGGCGCGCTCCTCCCGTTCGTGAAGGGGCTGACGCTCATGTTCTGGGCCACCGCCACCTGGTGGATCCCGATGCTGGTCCTGCTCGGGATCTGGCGCCACGGGGGCCGGGCTCGCATACGGATCGCGTACGACCCGCTGTACTGGGGGCTGGTGTTCCCGCTGGGCATGTACGCCCTGTGCACCTACCGGCTGGGCGAGCTGTTCGCGATGCCGTGGCTGCCCTGGGTGGCGCGCGCGTTCGCGACGGTCGCGCTGGCCGCGTGGCTGCTCACGGCGCTCGGCCTGGCGGGCCGCCTCCTCCACCTCATCCTCCTGGCGGTGCGATCGCTCCACGCGGAGCGGGGCGCCGCCGGGCCGCACCCCGGCAGTCTCGAGCGAATGGCGAGGAGATCATGA
- a CDS encoding transporter substrate-binding domain-containing protein → MHHADADSPGRRAASGQHLLRLAVALGCALALALALPTVADDRAAPGARAPARQRVIVGGDQSYPPYEFLDQQGRPAGFNVDLTRAVARTVGLEVEFRLGRWADMRRALETGEIDALQGMSFSEQRAKEVDFTPPSLIVHHAIFARRGDRPVRSLADLAGKEVLVLRSGIMHDTLRREHPDVKVVPADTHADVLRQLAAGKHDYAVMAKLPGLYLVREMGLSNLTAMDQPAAVERYGYAVRRGNEALAARLAEGLAIVRNTGEYQSMSEAWLGVLEPRGPTVQQVLRWGAFVLVPLVLLLATMAAWSRTLHRQVTLRTADLTREIAERRQKEEELRSNQQQLLQADKMAALGVLVSGVAHEINNPNGLILLDLQVLDDVLRDATPILDAHARANGDYTLGSLRWSRLREAMPSMVSDALDASRRVKRIVEDLKDFARQESPELRDGVSVDEVARTAARLVEALVKKSTERFEVALERGLPPVRGNPQRLEQVLVNLLVNACQALPGRSHGIRLRTFLDAGRGAVCVEVRDEGVGIEAQHLPRLTDPFFTTKRDRGGTGLGLAVSAGIVKEHGGTLEFESAPGQGTAARVVLPVAREEAA, encoded by the coding sequence ATGCACCACGCCGACGCCGACTCCCCCGGGCGCCGCGCCGCCTCCGGCCAGCACCTGCTCCGCCTCGCGGTCGCGCTGGGCTGCGCGCTCGCGCTCGCCCTCGCCCTGCCAACGGTGGCCGACGACCGCGCCGCGCCGGGAGCCCGCGCGCCGGCGCGGCAGCGGGTGATCGTCGGCGGCGACCAGAGCTACCCGCCCTACGAGTTCCTGGATCAGCAGGGCAGGCCCGCGGGGTTCAACGTGGATCTCACCCGCGCCGTGGCGCGCACCGTCGGGCTCGAGGTCGAGTTCCGCCTGGGCCGCTGGGCCGACATGCGGCGCGCGCTCGAGACCGGCGAGATCGACGCACTGCAGGGCATGTCCTTCTCGGAGCAGCGCGCCAAGGAGGTCGACTTCACGCCGCCGAGCCTGATCGTCCACCACGCCATCTTCGCGCGGCGCGGCGACCGGCCGGTCCGATCGCTCGCCGACCTCGCCGGCAAGGAGGTGCTGGTGCTGCGCAGCGGCATCATGCACGACACCCTCCGGCGCGAGCACCCCGACGTGAAGGTCGTCCCGGCCGACACGCACGCAGACGTGCTGCGGCAGCTCGCGGCGGGCAAGCACGACTACGCGGTGATGGCGAAGCTGCCGGGCCTGTACCTGGTCCGCGAGATGGGCCTGTCCAACCTGACCGCGATGGACCAGCCGGCGGCGGTGGAGCGCTACGGCTACGCGGTCCGCCGGGGCAACGAGGCGCTCGCGGCGCGGCTCGCCGAGGGGCTCGCGATCGTGCGCAACACCGGCGAGTACCAGTCCATGTCCGAGGCGTGGCTGGGCGTGCTCGAGCCGCGCGGCCCGACGGTGCAGCAGGTGCTGCGCTGGGGCGCGTTCGTGCTCGTCCCGCTCGTGCTCCTGCTCGCCACCATGGCGGCGTGGTCCCGCACGCTGCACCGGCAGGTGACGCTCAGGACCGCGGACCTCACCCGCGAGATCGCCGAGCGCCGGCAGAAGGAGGAGGAGCTGCGCTCGAACCAGCAGCAGCTCCTGCAGGCCGACAAGATGGCGGCGCTCGGGGTGCTGGTGTCCGGCGTGGCGCACGAGATCAACAACCCGAACGGCCTCATCCTGCTCGACCTGCAGGTCCTCGACGACGTGCTGCGCGACGCGACGCCCATCCTGGACGCCCACGCGCGCGCGAACGGGGACTACACGCTCGGCAGCCTGCGCTGGTCGCGGCTCCGCGAGGCCATGCCGAGCATGGTGTCGGACGCGCTCGACGCCTCCCGCCGCGTGAAGCGGATCGTGGAGGACCTGAAGGACTTCGCCCGGCAGGAGTCGCCCGAGCTGCGCGACGGGGTCTCCGTCGACGAGGTGGCGCGGACCGCCGCGCGGCTGGTGGAGGCGCTCGTCAAGAAGAGCACCGAGCGGTTCGAGGTGGCGCTGGAGCGCGGGCTGCCGCCGGTCCGCGGCAACCCGCAGCGGCTGGAGCAGGTCCTCGTGAACCTGCTCGTGAACGCCTGCCAGGCGCTCCCGGGCCGCTCGCACGGGATCCGCCTGCGGACGTTCCTCGACGCGGGGCGGGGCGCGGTGTGCGTCGAGGTCCGTGACGAGGGGGTGGGGATCGAGGCGCAGCACCTGCCCCGCCTCACCGACCCGTTCTTCACCACCAAGCGCGACCGCGGCGGCACCGGGCTCGGCCTGGCGGTCTCCGCGGGCATCGTGAAGGAGCACGGCGGCACGCTCGAGTTCGAGTCGGCGCCGGGGCAGGGCACCGCGGCGCGAGTGGTCCTGCCCGTCGCCCGCGAGGAGGCCGCGTGA
- a CDS encoding sigma-54-dependent transcriptional regulator, translated as MSEIAYPPFAVLLVDDEPGWLRTMSLSLERSLGVTNLLTCQDPREVMGLLGRHEVGLVLLDLTMPHLPGEELLRRIVEAHPEVSVIVVSGLNQLETAVRCMQAGAFDYFVKTSEEDRIVKGVGRAVRMQELQRENREIRRRFLDDQLEHPEAFDRIVTADARMHAVFRYVEAVSRSRQPVLVTGESGTGKELIARAVHQVSGRAGELVPVNVAGLDDTVFADTLFGHVRGAFTGANEARSGMVERAAEGTLFLDEIGDLSPASQVKLLRLLQEGEYYPLGADRPRWMRARVVVATHHDLAARQAAGTFRPDLYYRLRAHHVHLPPLRERRGDIPLLLEHFLDEAARELGKKKPTPPKQLAGLLASYAFPGNVRELRAMVLDAVGAHQGRVLSMEAFRRAIGEAEVAHEADRRGEAPASPFAALERIPTLDEADELLVQEALRRADGNQSLAARLLGITPSALSKRLKARREAEGQREG; from the coding sequence GTGAGCGAGATCGCGTACCCGCCGTTCGCCGTGCTGCTCGTGGACGACGAGCCGGGCTGGCTGCGGACCATGTCGCTCAGCCTGGAGCGCTCGCTGGGCGTCACGAACCTGCTCACCTGCCAGGATCCTCGGGAGGTCATGGGCCTGCTCGGGCGGCACGAGGTGGGGCTGGTGCTGCTCGACCTCACCATGCCGCACCTGCCGGGCGAGGAGCTGCTCCGGCGGATCGTCGAGGCCCACCCCGAGGTCTCGGTCATCGTGGTGAGCGGGCTCAACCAGCTCGAGACCGCGGTGCGCTGCATGCAGGCGGGCGCGTTCGACTACTTCGTGAAGACCAGCGAGGAGGACCGGATCGTCAAGGGCGTCGGGCGCGCCGTCCGCATGCAGGAGCTGCAGCGCGAGAACCGCGAGATCCGCCGGCGGTTCCTCGACGACCAGCTCGAGCACCCGGAGGCGTTCGACCGGATCGTCACGGCCGACGCGCGCATGCACGCGGTCTTCCGCTACGTCGAGGCGGTGAGCCGCAGCCGGCAGCCGGTGCTGGTCACCGGCGAGAGCGGCACCGGCAAGGAGCTCATCGCGCGCGCGGTGCACCAGGTGTCGGGCCGCGCCGGCGAGCTGGTGCCGGTGAACGTGGCCGGCCTCGACGACACCGTGTTCGCCGACACGCTGTTCGGGCACGTGCGCGGCGCCTTCACCGGCGCGAACGAGGCGCGCAGCGGGATGGTGGAGCGCGCGGCCGAGGGCACGCTGTTCCTCGACGAGATCGGCGATCTCAGCCCGGCGTCGCAGGTGAAGCTGCTGCGGCTGCTGCAGGAGGGCGAGTACTACCCGCTCGGCGCCGATCGGCCGCGGTGGATGCGCGCGCGGGTGGTGGTCGCCACCCACCACGACCTCGCCGCCCGCCAGGCGGCGGGCACGTTCCGCCCCGACCTGTACTACCGCCTTCGCGCCCACCACGTGCACCTGCCGCCGCTCCGGGAGCGCCGGGGCGACATCCCGCTGCTGCTCGAGCACTTCCTCGACGAGGCGGCCCGCGAGCTCGGCAAGAAGAAGCCCACCCCGCCGAAGCAGCTCGCCGGGCTGCTCGCGAGCTACGCGTTCCCGGGCAACGTGCGCGAGCTGCGCGCCATGGTGCTCGACGCGGTGGGCGCGCACCAGGGGCGGGTGCTGTCGATGGAGGCGTTCCGGCGCGCCATCGGCGAGGCCGAGGTGGCGCACGAGGCCGACCGGCGGGGCGAGGCGCCCGCCAGCCCGTTCGCGGCGCTGGAGCGCATCCCGACGCTGGACGAGGCCGACGAGCTGCTGGTGCAGGAGGCGCTCCGGCGCGCCGACGGGAACCAGTCGCTCGCGGCGCGCCTGCTCGGCATCACGCCCTCGGCGCTCTCGAAGCGCCTCAAGGCGCGGCGCGAGGCCGAGGGCCAGCGCGAAGGGTAG
- the aspA gene encoding aspartate ammonia-lyase gives MTTKTRLEHDFLGERELPDDRYYGVQTLRALENFPITGVAISSVPELVRALAQVKKAAALANGELGVIPADVSRAICAACDEIVAGALHDQFPVDVIQGGAGTSTNMNANEVIANRALEILGKRKGEYQFVHPNNHVNCSQSTNDAYPTAFRIALHAKLGQLIAELRRLQQAFAAKGREFADVLKMGRTQLQDAVPMSLGQEFDAYATTLGEDVQRLEEARALVLEVNMGATAIGTGINAPPRYTELVTRRLREIVGTPLVSSENLIEATWDTGAYVQIAGVLKRVAVKTSKICSDLRLLSSGPRTGLGEINLPPLQPGSSIMPGKVNPVMPEVVNQICYYAIGADLTVTLAAENGQLELNVMEPVIGYGLFTSISFMVNGFRVLREKCVDGITANRERCRELVVNSIGIVTALNPIIGYEASAAVAREALVTGRSVAELVLEKQLVSKELLDEVLSTENLLRPRYINPRLQKVA, from the coding sequence ATGACGACGAAGACGAGGCTGGAGCACGACTTCCTGGGCGAGCGCGAGCTCCCGGACGACCGCTACTACGGCGTCCAGACGCTGCGCGCGCTCGAGAACTTCCCGATCACCGGGGTCGCCATCTCCAGCGTCCCGGAGCTGGTGCGCGCGCTGGCGCAGGTGAAGAAGGCGGCCGCGCTCGCGAACGGCGAGCTGGGCGTCATCCCGGCCGACGTGTCGCGCGCCATCTGCGCGGCCTGCGACGAGATCGTCGCGGGCGCGCTGCACGACCAGTTCCCGGTGGACGTCATCCAGGGCGGCGCCGGCACCTCCACCAACATGAACGCGAACGAGGTCATCGCGAACCGCGCGCTCGAGATCCTGGGCAAGCGCAAGGGCGAGTACCAGTTCGTGCACCCGAACAACCACGTCAACTGCTCGCAGTCCACCAACGACGCCTACCCGACGGCGTTCCGCATCGCGCTCCACGCGAAGCTCGGCCAGCTCATCGCCGAGCTGCGCCGGCTGCAGCAGGCGTTCGCCGCGAAGGGCCGCGAGTTCGCCGACGTGCTGAAGATGGGGCGCACCCAGCTCCAGGACGCGGTCCCGATGTCGCTCGGCCAGGAGTTCGACGCGTACGCGACCACGCTCGGCGAGGACGTTCAGCGGCTGGAGGAGGCGCGCGCCCTGGTGCTCGAGGTCAACATGGGCGCCACCGCCATCGGCACCGGCATCAACGCGCCGCCCCGCTACACCGAGCTCGTCACCCGCCGCCTGCGCGAGATCGTGGGCACGCCGCTCGTCTCGTCGGAGAACCTCATCGAGGCGACCTGGGACACCGGCGCGTACGTGCAGATCGCGGGCGTGCTGAAGCGCGTCGCGGTGAAGACCTCCAAGATCTGCAGCGACCTCCGCCTGCTCTCCTCCGGCCCGCGCACCGGCCTGGGCGAGATCAACCTGCCGCCGCTCCAGCCCGGCTCGTCGATCATGCCGGGCAAGGTGAACCCGGTGATGCCGGAGGTGGTGAACCAGATCTGCTACTACGCCATCGGCGCCGACCTGACGGTCACGCTGGCGGCCGAGAACGGGCAGCTCGAGCTGAACGTGATGGAGCCGGTGATCGGCTACGGCCTGTTCACGTCCATCTCGTTCATGGTGAACGGGTTCCGCGTCCTGCGCGAGAAGTGCGTGGACGGGATCACCGCGAACCGCGAGCGCTGCCGCGAGCTGGTGGTGAACAGCATCGGCATCGTCACCGCGCTCAACCCCATCATCGGCTACGAGGCCTCGGCGGCGGTCGCCCGCGAGGCGCTGGTCACGGGCCGCTCGGTGGCCGAGCTGGTGCTGGAGAAGCAGCTGGTCTCGAAGGAGCTGCTCGACGAGGTGCTCTCCACCGAGAACCTGCTCCGCCCCCGCTACATCAACCCGCGCCTGCAGAAGGTCGCGTAG
- a CDS encoding anaerobic C4-dicarboxylate transporter family protein: protein MIWLQLVVVLAAIFIGARLGGIGLGVMGGLGLGVLTFGFHLQPTSPPIDVLLMIAAVVTAAGVLQAAGGLDYLVSVAERILRSNPDRITFLGPLVTYVFTLFAGTGHVAYSVLPVISEVARETGVRPERPMSISVIASQQAITASPISAATVALLGMLSTGAAGAAFHVELIDILKVCIPSTLLGVLVAAFVANRMGKDLDQDPEYQDRVARGLAAPAGHQALAGADGGTPVRVAAPVTAKIAVGIFLAAALAVVLFGSFPGMRPEWTTASGVTKLGMPHTIEMVMLSAAALMLMVCRVDVSKVATGSVFGAGVQAVIAIFGIAWMGDTFFAGNMEVLGGSIKGMVTAAPWLFAAALFALSVLLYSQAATVRALMPLGIALGIPAPALMAMFPAVNGYFFIPNYPTIVAAINFDRTGTTRIGRWVLNHSFMVPGLISTVVAIATGLVIVRFVF from the coding sequence ATGATCTGGCTCCAGCTCGTGGTGGTCCTCGCCGCCATCTTCATCGGCGCCCGGCTCGGCGGCATCGGCCTGGGCGTGATGGGCGGCCTCGGCCTCGGCGTCCTCACCTTCGGCTTCCACCTGCAGCCCACCTCGCCGCCGATCGACGTGCTCCTCATGATCGCGGCGGTGGTCACCGCCGCCGGCGTGCTGCAGGCGGCCGGCGGGCTCGACTACCTGGTCTCGGTGGCGGAGCGCATCCTCCGCAGCAACCCGGACCGGATCACGTTCCTCGGGCCGCTCGTCACGTACGTGTTCACGCTGTTCGCCGGCACCGGCCACGTCGCCTACTCGGTGCTGCCGGTGATCTCGGAGGTGGCGCGCGAGACCGGGGTCCGCCCGGAGCGCCCCATGTCCATCTCGGTGATCGCCTCGCAGCAGGCCATCACCGCCAGCCCCATCTCCGCCGCCACCGTGGCGCTGCTGGGCATGCTCTCCACCGGCGCCGCCGGCGCGGCGTTCCACGTCGAGCTCATCGACATCCTGAAGGTCTGCATCCCGTCCACGCTGCTCGGCGTGCTGGTGGCCGCGTTCGTCGCCAACCGGATGGGCAAGGACCTGGACCAGGATCCCGAGTACCAGGACCGCGTGGCGCGCGGGCTCGCCGCGCCCGCCGGCCATCAGGCCCTCGCCGGCGCCGACGGCGGCACCCCGGTCCGCGTCGCCGCGCCGGTCACGGCGAAGATCGCGGTGGGGATCTTCCTCGCGGCGGCGCTCGCGGTGGTGCTGTTCGGCTCGTTCCCCGGGATGCGCCCGGAGTGGACCACCGCGAGCGGCGTCACCAAGCTCGGCATGCCGCACACCATCGAGATGGTGATGCTCTCGGCGGCGGCGCTCATGCTGATGGTCTGCCGGGTGGACGTCTCGAAGGTCGCGACCGGCAGCGTGTTCGGGGCCGGCGTGCAGGCGGTGATCGCCATCTTCGGCATCGCGTGGATGGGCGACACGTTCTTCGCCGGCAACATGGAGGTGCTGGGCGGCAGCATCAAGGGCATGGTCACCGCCGCGCCCTGGCTGTTCGCGGCCGCGCTGTTCGCGCTCTCCGTGCTGCTCTACAGCCAGGCCGCCACCGTGCGCGCGCTCATGCCGCTCGGGATCGCCCTCGGCATCCCCGCGCCCGCGCTCATGGCGATGTTCCCGGCGGTGAACGGGTACTTCTTCATCCCCAACTACCCGACCATCGTCGCGGCCATCAACTTCGACCGCACCGGGACGACGCGCATCGGGCGCTGGGTGCTGAACCACAGCTTCATGGTCCCCGGCCTGATCTCGACGGTGGTCGCGATCGCCACCGGGCTCGTCATCGTCCGCTTCGTGTTCTGA
- a CDS encoding porin, whose translation MRPLVSAALFACLVAARPAAAEPPAITIYGKMDVGYAHVQGANGAVPHQTPTDLVESGQLSGSRLGFKATEDLGNGISALFLVETGVSLDTGSSTSAQFWGRQAYAGLTGAWGKVTVGRHQTPGYYVQCDVDPFEIGTVGNIENLLKRQSRTDNSVQYVTPTFAGLELTALWAQNRAGPETEGNGDDTPGFSGGLRWKYGPVFAAVAYYQDKSKVTDVITRIGNAGATWDLGVVKLHASGGFYRLSDDTAQQTSALAGVTVPVPGIGGTVRASYSQMWEDAADAAGASKVALGYLRPLAKKTDVYLVFAHIENERNGTKTFDITDAIAKAGGVDGVSAGLRYAF comes from the coding sequence ATGAGACCGCTCGTCTCGGCAGCGCTCTTCGCCTGCCTCGTCGCCGCCCGCCCCGCCGCCGCGGAGCCGCCCGCCATCACGATCTACGGCAAGATGGACGTCGGCTACGCCCACGTGCAGGGCGCGAACGGTGCCGTCCCGCACCAGACCCCCACCGACCTCGTCGAGTCCGGCCAGCTCTCCGGCAGCCGGCTCGGCTTCAAGGCCACCGAGGACCTCGGCAACGGCATCAGCGCCCTGTTCCTGGTGGAGACCGGCGTCAGCCTCGACACCGGCAGCTCGACCAGCGCGCAGTTCTGGGGCCGGCAGGCCTACGCCGGCCTGACCGGCGCCTGGGGGAAGGTCACCGTGGGCCGCCATCAGACCCCCGGCTACTACGTGCAGTGCGACGTCGATCCGTTCGAGATCGGCACCGTCGGCAACATCGAGAACCTGCTCAAGCGGCAGTCGCGCACCGACAACTCGGTCCAGTACGTCACGCCCACGTTCGCGGGCCTCGAGCTGACCGCGCTCTGGGCCCAGAACCGCGCCGGCCCGGAGACGGAGGGGAACGGCGACGACACGCCCGGCTTCTCCGGCGGCCTGCGCTGGAAGTACGGCCCGGTGTTCGCCGCGGTCGCCTACTACCAGGACAAGAGCAAGGTGACCGACGTCATCACCCGCATCGGCAACGCCGGCGCGACCTGGGATCTCGGCGTCGTGAAGCTGCACGCCTCGGGCGGCTTCTACCGCCTGAGCGACGACACCGCCCAGCAGACCAGCGCGCTCGCCGGCGTCACCGTGCCGGTGCCTGGGATCGGCGGCACCGTCCGCGCGTCCTACTCGCAGATGTGGGAGGACGCCGCGGACGCCGCCGGCGCCTCCAAGGTCGCGCTCGGCTACCTCCGCCCGCTGGCGAAGAAGACCGACGTGTACCTGGTCTTCGCGCACATCGAGAACGAGCGGAACGGCACGAAGACGTTCGACATCACCGACGCCATCGCGAAGGCGGGCGGGGTGGACGGCGTCTCGGCCGGCCTGCGCTACGCGTTCTAG
- a CDS encoding group I truncated hemoglobin — protein MAASLYERLGGEEKIAQIVNDVLELHLQNPIIGTRFRRALAHGAAAFGGDEAAAAARLKRVTVEFFASGSGGPQTYTGRDLREVHTGMNVSEQELVAAIDDIVLALERNGIGAPERGEVVAILYSLKGEVLRI, from the coding sequence ATGGCGGCGTCCCTGTACGAGCGGCTCGGCGGCGAGGAGAAGATCGCCCAGATCGTGAACGACGTCCTCGAGCTCCACCTGCAGAACCCGATCATCGGCACGCGCTTCCGCCGCGCGCTCGCGCACGGCGCGGCGGCGTTCGGCGGTGACGAGGCGGCCGCGGCGGCGCGGCTGAAGCGGGTCACGGTGGAGTTCTTCGCGTCGGGGAGCGGCGGCCCGCAGACGTACACCGGGCGCGACCTGCGCGAGGTGCACACCGGCATGAACGTGAGCGAGCAGGAGCTGGTCGCCGCCATCGACGACATCGTGCTCGCCCTGGAGCGGAACGGGATCGGCGCGCCCGAGCGCGGCGAGGTGGTGGCGATCCTGTACTCGCTGAAGGGCGAGGTGCTGCGGATCTGA
- a CDS encoding GNAT family N-acetyltransferase — protein sequence MLPSTRATTGGTELRRGGYEISTRRDRLDLDLVHRFLSTEFWDTLGMTREVLERAVERSLCFGVYEGDRQVGFARVVTDGATFAFITDDFILPAHRGQGLGAWMMRCILAQPSLQGLRRVLLVTHDPRLYLKSGFTPLSEPETYMELAATGG from the coding sequence ATGCTCCCATCGACGCGCGCGACGACCGGCGGGACCGAGCTGCGCCGCGGCGGCTATGAGATCAGCACGCGCCGTGACCGGCTCGACCTCGACCTCGTCCACCGGTTCCTGTCCACCGAGTTCTGGGACACGCTCGGCATGACGCGCGAGGTGCTGGAGCGCGCGGTCGAGCGTTCGCTCTGCTTCGGTGTCTACGAGGGCGACCGGCAGGTCGGCTTCGCGCGCGTCGTCACCGACGGCGCCACGTTCGCGTTCATCACCGACGACTTCATCCTCCCGGCGCACCGCGGCCAGGGCCTCGGCGCGTGGATGATGCGCTGCATCCTCGCGCAACCGAGCTTGCAAGGCCTGCGCCGCGTGCTGCTCGTGACGCACGATCCGAGGCTGTATCTCAAGTCCGGGTTCACTCCCCTGAGCGAACCCGAGACCTACATGGAGCTCGCGGCCACCGGAGGGTGA
- a CDS encoding RES family NAD+ phosphorylase → MDAWRISFARHAPDGRRAFSGEGARLYGGRWNSKGVAVAYASATLSLAALELLTHAEQRFLAGAPLAACRATWPDDLEVEAAPPSVYVRGWRRSPAPPALAAFGDRWIAERRTAILLVRSAVIPSEQNVLLNPAHPDAARIAYGAPEPFSFDPRLVR, encoded by the coding sequence GTGGACGCCTGGCGCATCAGCTTCGCCCGCCACGCGCCCGACGGGCGCCGCGCGTTCTCCGGCGAGGGCGCGCGCCTGTACGGCGGCCGCTGGAACTCGAAGGGCGTCGCCGTGGCCTACGCGAGCGCCACGCTCTCGCTCGCGGCGCTGGAGCTCCTCACCCACGCCGAGCAGCGGTTCCTCGCCGGCGCGCCGCTGGCGGCGTGCCGCGCCACCTGGCCCGACGACCTCGAGGTCGAGGCCGCCCCGCCCTCCGTCTACGTCCGCGGCTGGCGCCGGAGCCCGGCCCCGCCAGCGCTCGCGGCCTTCGGCGACCGCTGGATCGCGGAGCGGCGCACGGCGATCCTGCTGGTACGCTCCGCAGTGATCCCCTCCGAGCAGAACGTGCTCCTCAACCCCGCCCATCCGGACGCCGCGCGCATCGCCTACGGCGCGCCCGAGCCGTTCTCGTTCGATCCCAGGCTCGTCCGCTAG
- the parS gene encoding type II RES/Xre toxin-antitoxin system antitoxin, with translation MAEGEAKAIAILGGRALLRRGVAAGRKAGATRPAAPAKGSRPAAKGPGKARLAPGDLRWTGLIRAGLPARSTQTLASSLDMSVKDLAASLRLPVRTVHRRLEKGEPLTPEESERAVRAARVLAKAEDLLGEAHGRGWVRAPCRSLGGEIPITLLDTADGFTAVMDELGRLEHGVLS, from the coding sequence ATGGCAGAGGGCGAGGCGAAGGCGATCGCGATCCTGGGCGGCCGGGCGCTCCTGCGCCGCGGTGTTGCAGCAGGCCGGAAGGCGGGCGCGACGCGCCCGGCCGCGCCCGCGAAGGGCTCCCGCCCCGCTGCGAAGGGCCCCGGGAAGGCGCGCCTCGCCCCCGGCGATCTCCGCTGGACCGGCCTCATCCGCGCCGGCCTGCCGGCCCGGTCCACCCAGACGCTCGCGTCGTCACTGGACATGTCGGTGAAGGACCTCGCCGCGAGCCTGCGCCTGCCGGTCCGGACCGTGCACCGGCGCCTCGAGAAGGGCGAGCCGCTCACGCCGGAGGAGAGCGAGCGCGCGGTCCGCGCGGCGCGGGTGCTCGCGAAGGCGGAGGACCTGCTCGGCGAGGCGCACGGTCGCGGCTGGGTCCGCGCACCCTGCCGCTCGCTCGGCGGCGAGATCCCCATCACGCTGCTCGACACGGCCGACGGCTTCACCGCGGTCATGGACGAGCTGGGCCGCCTCGAGCACGGCGTCCTCTCCTGA
- a CDS encoding flavodoxin family protein translates to MDRPKVLVAYYSRSGHTRRIARAIAAALGADLEALHDPTDRAGVLGFLRSGAEAAAGVLVPLERPRHDPATYDAVVIATPVWALSVSSPVRTYLWLERRRLPPVAFVATMGGRGADRGFAQMASVAARAPVATLAVTEREAVGALPRQGIARLTTAILVRARRPSRRRKARAA, encoded by the coding sequence ATGGACCGCCCAAAGGTGCTCGTCGCCTACTACTCGCGGTCGGGGCACACCCGGCGGATCGCCCGCGCCATCGCGGCCGCGCTCGGCGCGGATCTCGAGGCGCTGCACGACCCGACCGACCGCGCCGGCGTGCTCGGCTTCCTGCGCAGCGGCGCGGAGGCGGCCGCGGGCGTGCTCGTGCCGCTGGAGCGCCCGCGGCACGACCCCGCCACCTACGACGCGGTGGTGATCGCGACACCGGTCTGGGCGCTGTCGGTGAGCTCGCCGGTGCGGACGTACCTCTGGCTCGAGCGCCGTCGGCTGCCGCCGGTCGCGTTCGTGGCGACCATGGGCGGTCGCGGGGCGGATCGGGGCTTCGCGCAGATGGCCTCGGTCGCGGCCCGGGCGCCGGTCGCCACGCTCGCGGTCACCGAGCGGGAGGCCGTCGGCGCTCTACCGCGACAGGGCATCGCCCGCCTCACGACGGCGATCCTGGTGCGCGCGCGCAGACCCTCCCGTCGCCGGAAGGCACGCGCCGCCTGA